CCCGAATAAGGAGGGATTTTCCGGAAGAAAATTCCAGAACATCCCTGACCGGAATATTCGAAATTAAATTTCCAAAACGGTCAATGTAAACAATCTTTCCGGAAATTTTATCGCCGGAAACCGCTGCTTTTAGCGGGTTCCCCCGCTGAAACGTTCGTGTTTCTACCCCCATTTCCGAGAAGGTCAGCCCATTTAAAAACTGGCCGGAGACCGGTGCAAAAATATCCCGGCCGTGAAATGTGGCACTGATCTCGGGCAGGAAAAATCGCTTTTCCGTGATTTCATAAACCCTGCAGGCCGATTCGGATGCAAAGACAGCACTTAACACACCATTGTCGGGTGCCAGAAACGCATAATTCTCCGTAGTGACGCCAATAATTTTTCGGTCTGTTCCCACACCCGGATCAACCACGATCGTAAAAAGTGTCCCTTTGGGAAAATATTTGTAGGTATTAAACAGGACAAAAGCCGCTTCGTCAATGGCCTGGGGCGAAATTTCGTGTGAAATGTCCACAATCTGCGCCTGGGGCGAAATCGACAGAACTACGCCTTTCATTATAGCGGGATAACCGTCTTTGGTACCGAAATCCGTAATCAGCCCCAGTACGGGTGGATCGGGCAATTGTAACAAATCATGTGTCATCTTTATCTCCTGTCCGAAAAAACAAGACCGGCGGCTCCAAACATGGCCGCCTGCTCTCCCAACTTCGATTGAAATATCTTCACATGCTCCGCCGGCCTGGGATTGATATTTTCAAAAAGAGCCTTTCGAAGCGACGAACCAAATAAATCAAAAGCATGGCTGATCGAACCGCCAATCACCACCGCATCGGGATCCAAAAAATTGACCATATGCGAAATAATGATTCCCAAATGCCTGCCAAACTCTTCCCACGCTTGAATGGCGGCTTCCTGGCCCAGACGGGCCCGCGATTCAATTTCTGGCCCGATGACCCTTTCTCCGGAATATTTTTCGTACATTCGGGCCAGTCCCCTTCCCGAAATGTATTCTTCAAACATGGAATCTCCGTAAGGAGACAGCCATATTTCGCCGGCTGTGCCTGTTGCCCCCTCAAATATCTTTTGATCGATGACAATCCCGCATCCGAAACCTGTACCAAGGGTCAGGCCGATGAGAATATTGGACCCGCGCCCGTGGCCAAAAATGGCTTCACCCAGTGCAAAAACGTTGGCATCGTTGTCAATTTTTACAGGCAGTCCAAACCGCTGTTCCATCCTTTTCTGCACAGGATAATTATGTAAAGACGGCAGGTTGTTCGGGGTTAACAACAGACCCGCTTTGGCATCCAGGGGACCCGGCAATCCCATGCCGATTCCCAGAATGTCTTCGGGAGGAATGTCCGCATTTTCAAGGGCCTGCCGAATGGGATCGGCAATGTTTTGTTCCACCTCTTGTGTCGACCGGTCCGCCCGTGTGGGCCCCTTGTAAATATCTCCGATTAATTCGCCCGTCTCCGATATCAGGGCCGCTGTAGTTTTGGTTCCGCCAACATCCACACCCATTGCATATTTCATTGAGCATAACTCTCCAGATTTCATGAGGTGACGTCTTTTTGCTTGCTATCCGATCGTGGCCCCAAAATGGCAAGTATTTCTTTTTCTGTAATAACCTCCTGTTTTAAGAGGGTTTGTGCCATCTTTTCCAATTTGTCCTTGTGTTCCTGAAGAAATTTCTTATCATAGTCGTAGCATTCCGAAATGATTTCCAGAACCTCATCATCAATCATTTGTTCGATTTTTTCAGAACGGCGCGCCGTTGTCGGTCCCTGTCCCAGAAGCAGGCCGCTATCCTGTTCGACAAGAGAAATATTGGGAATTTTCTTGCTCATTCCGTAAACAGTGATCATCTCGCGGGCAATTTTTGTGGCACGTTCCAGATCGTTGGAGGCCCCCGTGGAGATTTCCCCAAAGGTTACCTCTTCCCCGGCACGTCCTCCCAGTAATCCCTTAATTTTGCCAATTAGCTCATTATACGACATTAAATAACGATCTTCCAGAGGGGTTTGCAGCGTGTAGCCCAGAGCACCGATCCCCCGCGGCACAATCGACACCTTTTGAATGGGGTCGGCTCCGGGTGTAAAATGGCCGATAATAGCGTGACCGGATTCGTGGTAGGCTACAATACGCCGTTCCTTCTCGTTGATGAGCTTGTTTTTCTTTTCCAATCCGGCGATAATGCGCTCGATGGCATTTTCAAAGTCGACCATTTCAATTTTATCGCTATCCCTTCTGG
The sequence above is drawn from the Calditrichota bacterium genome and encodes:
- a CDS encoding SAM-dependent chlorinase/fluorinase; this encodes MTHDLLQLPDPPVLGLITDFGTKDGYPAIMKGVVLSISPQAQIVDISHEISPQAIDEAAFVLFNTYKYFPKGTLFTIVVDPGVGTDRKIIGVTTENYAFLAPDNGVLSAVFASESACRVYEITEKRFFLPEISATFHGRDIFAPVSGQFLNGLTFSEMGVETRTFQRGNPLKAAVSGDKISGKIVYIDRFGNLISNIPVRDVLEFSSGKSLLIR
- a CDS encoding ROK family protein, producing the protein MKYAMGVDVGGTKTTAALISETGELIGDIYKGPTRADRSTQEVEQNIADPIRQALENADIPPEDILGIGMGLPGPLDAKAGLLLTPNNLPSLHNYPVQKRMEQRFGLPVKIDNDANVFALGEAIFGHGRGSNILIGLTLGTGFGCGIVIDQKIFEGATGTAGEIWLSPYGDSMFEEYISGRGLARMYEKYSGERVIGPEIESRARLGQEAAIQAWEEFGRHLGIIISHMVNFLDPDAVVIGGSISHAFDLFGSSLRKALFENINPRPAEHVKIFQSKLGEQAAMFGAAGLVFSDRR